DNA sequence from the Nostoc commune NIES-4072 genome:
GCAAGAATTAATCTTGGAAAAAAGTAGTGATGGTGATCTCAAGGTAAATCGCATCAATTATGAACTAAGTGTGCTTCAAGCATTAAGAGACAAACTCAGATGTAAAGAAATTTGGGTAGTTGGAGCCTATCGTTACCGCAACCCAGAATCAGATTTACCAACAGACTTTGAAGCCCAACGAGCCGCATATTTTCAAGCTCTACAACAACCATCTGATGTTGAAGAATTCATTACTGATTTACAGATGCAAATGCAGTCAGCGCTGATGCAATTAGAATCAGGATTATCTAAAAATAAGTATGTCTTAATTAAAAATCAAGTCAAATCTCAGATTTCTTTATCACCTATACCGCCTCAAAGTGAGCCAATAAATTTAGGGCGCTTAAAGACTGAAATTAATCGCCGATGGGCGAGGACTAGTCTCTTGGATATCCTGAAAGAAACAGATTTACGTGTCAATTTTACTGGACATTTTCAATCAGTCTTAACTAGAGAAGTTTTAGAATCTGAACTATTACAAAAGCGTTTGTTACTATGCTTATATGGTTTGGGGACAAATACAGGACTGAAGCGTTTAAGTGATGATATAGGGGGCAATAATTATCAGGAATTATTACACGTCAAACGTTGTTATATCCAAAAACAACAATTACGCAACGCTATTACCAATGTTGCAAATGCTATTTTTCAAGCCAGATTGAAGCATATTTGGGGAGAAGGTACATCTTCTTGTGCTTCTGATTCCAAAAAATTTGGTGCTTGGGATCAGAATCTGATGACTGAATGGCACATTCGTTATGGTGGTCGCGGTGTGATGATTTACTGGCACGTTGAAAAAAATTCTGTCTGCATCTACTCGCAGTTAAAAACCTGTTCAAGTAGTGAAGTGGCAGCCATGATTGAAGGTTTACTACGCCATTGTACCCAGATGAAGGTTGAGAAGAATTTTGTGGATAGTCATGGACAAAGTGAGGTAGCTTTTGCTTTCTGCCATTTGTTAGGTTTTCAACTGATGCCACGTATTAAACGCATTAATGTTCAAAAATTATATTTACCCATCAATGGAAGTGCCAGTGATTATCCCAATTTACAACCTGTCTTAACTCGCACAATCAACTGGGACTTAATTCGTCAGCAATATGACCAAATGATTAAGTATGCCACTGCACTTCGCTTAGGAATGGCAGAAACAGATGCTATTTTAAAGCGTTTTACTAGGGGGAATTTATTGCACCCTACTTATCAAGCACTATGTGAGTTAGGGAAAGCTGTCAAGACCATTTTTCTCTGTCAATATCTGCATTCAGTCGAACTGCGTCGAGAAATTAACGAAGGATTAAATGTAGTTGAAAATTGGAATAGTGCTAACAGCTTTATTTTTTATGGCAAGGGTGGAGAAGTAGCGACTAATCGCTTAGAAGATCAGGAGTTAGCTATTTTATCCTTACATCTGCTCCAAATATCATTGGTGTATATTAATACATTAATGATTCAGCA
Encoded proteins:
- a CDS encoding Tn3 family transposase → MKRNWQPEELLEYWTLLPKELELLAHKNPQNRLIFALLLKFFQMEAKFPESDHEIPAVVVNYVTQQLSITPSVYQDCNWQGRSVKYYRKKIRELFGFREATINDAEELVNWLTEQALIYELKFEQLKSAAFDRLRELKIEPPTLNRLERITRSALHSFEENFFQKTVAQLSSRTKEQIDNLFKPHPLENQSDEEVTQLDVDSSQLSIWNELKLDPGRIGVESFQKSIEKLSILRQLDLPPDLFTTIPTKILQKYKQRVVVEYPKDLRRHPEPIRYTLVAIFALVRSQEIIDNLVELIIQIVHRIGAKAEKRVDQELLQDFKKVNGKTNLLFQMAEASLQQPDGVIREVIFPIVGETTLKNLVKEYKSTGNVYRERVYTVMRSSYGRHYRRILPLILEQLEFRSNNDVHRPVIQALLLLKKYAHSSQRYYDITEDIPIEGVLRSGWQELILEKSSDGDLKVNRINYELSVLQALRDKLRCKEIWVVGAYRYRNPESDLPTDFEAQRAAYFQALQQPSDVEEFITDLQMQMQSALMQLESGLSKNKYVLIKNQVKSQISLSPIPPQSEPINLGRLKTEINRRWARTSLLDILKETDLRVNFTGHFQSVLTREVLESELLQKRLLLCLYGLGTNTGLKRLSDDIGGNNYQELLHVKRCYIQKQQLRNAITNVANAIFQARLKHIWGEGTSSCASDSKKFGAWDQNLMTEWHIRYGGRGVMIYWHVEKNSVCIYSQLKTCSSSEVAAMIEGLLRHCTQMKVEKNFVDSHGQSEVAFAFCHLLGFQLMPRIKRINVQKLYLPINGSASDYPNLQPVLTRTINWDLIRQQYDQMIKYATALRLGMAETDAILKRFTRGNLLHPTYQALCELGKAVKTIFLCQYLHSVELRREINEGLNVVENWNSANSFIFYGKGGEVATNRLEDQELAILSLHLLQISLVYINTLMIQQVLSQPEWMKLMTKLDLRALSPLIWLHINPYGTFKLDMNERLPIETAA